Within the Pan troglodytes isolate AG18354 chromosome 2, NHGRI_mPanTro3-v2.0_pri, whole genome shotgun sequence genome, the region ATTTATTGTTAAAATGAAACTGAAGggtgttttgaaatatgttcagCTTTTCATGGagcatggactttttttttggatCATATCAAGCAGAATAAGAAACCAAAACCAGACCACTGTTGAGAAGACTAACCAAGGAATGTTGCACCACCTTGACAATGGACActaaattatatgttttatagaGCAGCCAATGAAGCCCTAGAAAGTGACCCATTTGTCTAATATTAAAGATACCCGTGGCAGCATAATTTCCACAGCTTTTTACATTAGAAAATGAGAATATAAACAAGTTAAAAAAGTCTCTAATGATAGTACCTTAATGTAGTATTAGACATTTGggcattctttttcttcctttatttctgtgCCATTATGCATATTgtaattttttccaaatttattagaAATGATTTGTATCATTTCAGCTAACAGTATTTTGAATAATTATAGCAAAACAGTGTTTATAGCACAAGTCTGGATGTATGAATTACCAAATAATAGTATTGAAGAATACAACTAGCAATTCTTTACCCAAAAGTTTAACAGATAGTGAATTTGTTACTCTTATTAGCAAAAAGCCTGAAAatattcatcttcttttttttttttttctttttttcacgtCATAAGTTTATTGACAAACATATCTAGTATGGCATATGAGTTCTAGTTTGATCCACTTCCAGAGGCTGCACCTCTTAAAATGCTCTTCATATCTGTTAAATGGAGGAACTGAAACATCCTTATGTTTTAAGCAGTTGGTGTCTTACTACAAGGAAGGGTGTAGCAAATGCAGATCCGAAGTACAAACACATCTTAGCTAGTAACGACCACTTGTTTTCCACTGAAAATGGCAAATTCTTCCCAGGGCCCTCCTCATAGTGGCTCCTACGGACCACAGAGGTTGTGAACCTCCGGATGCTCTGGCCCAACATACCGCTGCTGGAAGCTCTGCGAAAGGCGCAGAGAACGAGGACAGATAAAATGGCGGCACCTCACCAAGACCTTTTTTTTCACGACCTTCAATATTCATCTTCTAATTTGTCTTTGCACCACATGATAAAACAATGTTTGGGTTTTTTCCCTTGTCTCTTTGTTTTATCCTAGAGAAGTAAAATGTCTTAAATTTGCctagaaggaaataagaaaagcatttatttgtataaatccTAGCTAGCCCTTGGGATTTTATTTCCATTGAGTAAAGAAATGAGTTTAAAATTTAGTATGATCATTATCCTGACTCCATTTGGCCTGCCAGAGGATATGGACTTCGCAAAGCAGttaattataattactttaaGTAGGAATTCTCCATCTAAATCCTAGCTACATTTCATGAGGACAGGCTCTTAATGATCTTCTGAACTTATTTTTGAAAACAGAAGCAAGTACAGGTGGGACCTGCAGCCAACAATATAATGCAGGATAATTGATGTAAATCTTCTTGGGATATTCCTTCTGTTATCCATTACTGTTACACATGGTCAAAGGCCAGTCGTCCTAAATAATATTGGCAGCTTGTGACACTTAAAGCTAAGACTGCTGCAGGGCCAGAGGCTGTTGGTTCTGCCTTAGAGCTCATGCCAAGCCAGTTTGTACCAGATACCTTCCACTTCATATTTTGCTGTGTTTCCATCTACATTCCCAAAGCATAAAAGCAATTTGTTCCAATTGTGTTCTTTTCTTAAAGTGTTCTCTAACCATAAATCATTTATTAGAAAATTGAAAGTTAACTTTAGTGTTTTTGActaccttttgttttgttttgttttgaagacaAAAGGACAAGATATTTTTCAGAGAAGTATACTTGGGCACATTCTACCTGAAGCAATGGTTTGTTACTTAGAAAATTATGAACCTGAAAAGTTTTCTGAGATTTTTCTAGGAGAATTTGATACTCCAGAAGCAATCTGGAGCAGTGAAATGAGGTAAATAACCAGTTGGCTGattgatttgtattttataattaagtCTTTGCTGCTCGCCATCTGCTTTGACTTCtgttaaaagaaatgttttcacTAGGTTTATAATCTAAAATGACAGTAATCATTGATGCCAAATCAAATGATGGATTTTGATAAGGCCTTAAGGTTTTCTCTATTCTAATAAGATTTGACAAAATTGCTATTACCTTAATAGAGCTTTATATAATGGTAGGGCCTACCAACCGCTGGTACTTCTTAAATCAGTTTATAGAACTCGTAAGGTTTTAGGTAATGAactgataatatatatatagggaaTTGGGGTAAAATCAAGACATACCTCTGGGTATTTGGAAGTAGGACTATACTCCCACTAATTAAAAGCTATGCCCACATAATTTGGATCGATGAATCAGAACAGAGATACCCGAAATTATTCTAGAATGTGGGCTCCCTTACCAACACCTTTTGTCCTTAATCTGGAGGTTAGCATTCCTAAGGTATGTCTTTGCTGGGGGGGAATGCCATAGGAGAAACCTGTGGaaacacagaaaaaggaaaggctCAGAAGCAGATAACAGTGCCCAGCCAGTTTCTGTTCAGAAAAGACTTGATACTTCATAGTTCCAGTGTCAAGGCTATCTCTTTTTGGAGAACCCCTCAATTCCCTTAGCTAGAGAGCATTAGATCTTCTATGTCAATTACTGATCCTCGTCAGACTGCACACACTCCATGCCACCTGCTTGTTATCATTTGACTTCTTGACCTATGGGCTTGGCATGTGTTAGCCACCAATTTGAATATATTCTGTATGGCAGTCATATTTTTcattgggaaaaaatatataagaatattaataaattagCAACACAgttctttgtaatatttttctccTGAGATTGGCAAATATAAGGCCCCATCTAAAAGACGAATTGCTCTATGTGCTGATAAGTTTCTGCTTAGCTGAGGCCAGATCCTAGACTACAGTAAGTTAATTGAAATAAATACCATCTAGCGAGCTTCTTTGGATAATAGCAAGTTTCAGTTTCCTAGCTACACCCTCATGCATTCAGATGCTATACCATTTGCCCTTCTAATGGCTGATTTTTTAATAGGAAGGACTGGGATTATCAGCCCTTTTCTCTATGATCTTCTTTACAGATGAGTGTCATAGataagttttttccatgtttatacaataaaaTGCCCAAAGTACCATATTTAAAAGCTCTCATTTTAGGATAATCATTAAGTTATTCTATAGATGATTCATGTAACTATCTTGCATGTTTATGTATCTCAACCTTCTCTTTAATATAATACCTCATAAAGCTTGAATGGAGGTTTTTATGATTGTAGGCGCCTCATGATAGAGAAGATTGCTGCCCATCTCGCGGATTTCACACCTCGTCTTCAGAGTAACACAAGAGCACTTTATCAGTATTGCCCCATTCCTGTAATCAACTATCCACAACTCGAAAATGAactattttgtaatatttattacCTCAAACAACTGTGTGATACACTCCGGTTTCCAGATTGGCCAATTAAAGACCCGGTAAGTCAGCAGTTTAATTTATGCCACCTTAAGCCATAAAAATAGCCTCTAAACACTTCTGGGTATTTTGTCCTCCTGCAGTAAGATGGATAATAGCTTTCTTAAGTATTCCTTCTTAAGCACTAAGCACTGTGTGACTCTGAGTATAGTTCATTATATTTGGGTAGATCTCACactgaaagataattttttaagggAGTATTAAGAATATTGCAATCTTGATCTTTTGTGGCAAAGACAAACTTCATGCAGATAacgtaattatatatatatagtattatatactataatacCTTGGTGGAAGCTTGTCTTTATAGCAGGTTGATTAAGCTCACAGATGTTGGAGTTAGCCAGTCTGGGATTGAGTTTCAGCTGGGccattaatatttaataactCTTTAATATTCAGTACATTGCTTGATTTGTCTAAACTTCagttctcatctctaaaatattgGTAATAATAGCAGCTATCTGGTGGTGTTTATGAAGATTTATTAAGAATTCACATAAGCATAATTCCTGGCACGCATAAGAGGCAATGAGTGCGACCTGCTCAATTGTAAAACAGTATATACACTGTTGGCCTGTCCAGATTGCCCTTGGGACCCCCCTAACCTGAGTCTTTGTGTATCTGTGGGCACCTGTGCCCATGTTGTTCTGTTACTGTGGTGGAACTTATACCATTATTACCATCTAAAAGATTTCAGAATAATTGCCATTTGTACTGCAAGTCACTGCCTCTTTACAATGCAGTGACCAAAAAAAGGCAGGTAGACTCTGGTACTTATTCAGGATTCAACATGAGATACTAGATACAGGCTTTTTAGTCAGACCTAGGTTTTAATCCAGCTCTACCACTAAACTGGGAAACATGCAGCTAGCTCTTAGAATctcagtgtttttatttattggtCAAATTTTAGACAAGAATTAAATTTGATAGTCTGTAAAGTACCTAGCTCCTTGGCACATAGGCAGGCAATAAATattagagctttttttttcccatttgctaACCAGATTCCCTTGTGTTCTATATCCGTTACATTTGTTTGAATGCTAGCATACCCATAATTATGTTAGATCACCTTGAGAAGCACACCACAATATACTGCTTGCTTTCTTACTACAGTGTATCATCTAATTTTGACGTCTTTCATGGTTTCTggacactttaaaaattaaaacttttaggtTTTATCTTTCACCCGTAAAGAtaacatgtaaaaaaaataaataaatcttaattCTTCCTGGGTTTAATTTGAAGCCTAATATATAACACAAATTGGCagaggatttaaaaaattttttaaatagaggaatATTGCCTTGTAACAAATACCTTGCTCTGCCCAACTATACAACAGTGCTCAGGTGAttttggttatttgtatttcagaAAGCTGTTAATTGGACAGCTAAAAGTatccatttaaataaatacagCACAATAATtctataacttaaaaattatactCTGAAATAGTTTTACTTTGATATAAATTTTAATCTTTTGTCTTTAAGGTTAAGCTTCTAAAAGATACCCTTGATGCCTGgaagaaagaagtagaaaagaagCCACCTATGATGTCAATAGATGATGCTTATGAAGTGCTTAATCTGCCTCAAGGACAGGGACCGTGAGTTGTTTTCAGTACAATAGCAAATGTCTGTCCCACCTTAAAGTACCAGTATCAAAGACTAAGTTATATTTAAATcaatcattttaaaatcttttgcctATACTTTGATATATACACCTTGGGAATAACCATATGGAACTATATCTGTGTGACTTTCATTTATTGCAAACTTATTAGCCAAATTGTATCTTCCTCTTCTTGCTGGTACATTCATTTCTCTATTAATTGGAAAAATGTATGCAGAGTATCTGGCACCATATCTGACACATGGTAGCCATTCACATAttcatttttcctcttccttttgtaaTCTGTATTATGCATGTGGAAGAGATTTGATAGCAATATGCCTAGAACACCAAATGACAGATTATGAAAGAATACAGATTTATCTTGTTTATCAGTGAAGTTTTATAGTAGACTATGTTATGGAAAAATGGTTTGAAAACTTAAGTATAgactaaaatgtatattttggcaAGACTGATATAATAACTTAGAATTATAGAATTTGAAATTGGCATTTTGGACATTTTGACAAgttagtggatttttaaaaatatattttgtagttcttccaactcaaatataattttataatttgaagtGAATGGGTAGGGGACTTTTAGGTTTTATCTTTCACCCGTAAAGgtaacatgttaaaaaaaaaaaaaagcttaattctTCCTGGGTTTAATTTGAAGcctaatatataatcatatacaaTTCTTGATATTAGTAAGAttcttaaaatatcattttagatggttttgtaaattattttttcttatgccTTACTATACTTATAAAACAATTTTCCTGTTTAACAGGCATGATGAGAGCAAGATTAGGAAAGCTTACTTCAGACTTGCACAAAAGTACCACCCTGATAAGAATCCAGAAGGGAGGGTATGTACTGCTGTTGGAATTCAGGCATTGGGCTTCCTCTTGCTCTATTATTATGTAGTTGGAGAAAAGTATATTACCTTCTGTGCCAGTATCTGCCTCATAATATATACTCAGTGTATGTTAGTAAACTTCTAGCCACATGCCCATAGTTTCTGCATGGATGATGCTCCCTCAGTTTACCAGACGAGTGGCCTTTATGACTAGTAACTTACAGGTTTTATTGTGTCTCCTTATCCATGTCTGTTTGAGAATTAACTCTAATGGGCAATCATAAGAATAATTGAAAATAAGGAATTCAGGGGAGCTTAATTCATTTGTAGGTTGTAGGTGAT harbors:
- the LOC740780 gene encoding cytochrome c oxidase subunit 7C, mitochondrial, which encodes MLGQSIRRFTTSVVRRSHYEEGPGKNLPFSVENKWSLLAKMCLYFGSAFATPFLVVRHQLLKT